One Malania oleifera isolate guangnan ecotype guangnan chromosome 10, ASM2987363v1, whole genome shotgun sequence genomic region harbors:
- the LOC131165811 gene encoding RING-H2 finger protein ATL67-like, translating to MSSTNPTTTAGGGAPPTTLTGSTTTTSPTHSSISQSVTNLGLGYAIAIALGFLVLLSTVLLASYVCCRASRPRSRHSRNPNPNSASDGIILPRVIFVAEDDDDDAADENPAAGLDQTVINSYPKFPFVKSGDLGNAGTMCSICLCEYRESEMVRMMPDCRHYFHLLCIDAWLKLNGSCPVCRNSPLPTPLSTPLSELVPLSQYPAQRRR from the coding sequence ATGTCCTCCACCAACCCCACCACCACCGCCGGCGGCGGCGCCCCTCCCACCACCCTCACTGGCTCCACCACCACTACCTCGCCTACTCACAGCTCCATCAGCCAGAGCGTCACCAACCTCGGCCTCGGCTACGCCATCGCCATAGCCCTCGGCTTCCTCGTCCTCCTCTCCACCGTCCTCCTCGCCTCCTACGTCTGCTGCCGCGCCTCCCGCCCCCGCTCCCGCCActcccgaaaccctaaccctaattcTGCCTCCGACGGCATCATCCTCCCCCGCGTAATCTTCGTCGCCGAAGACGACGACGACGACGCCGCCGATGAGAACCCCGCCGCCGGCCTCGATCAGACCGTCATAAATTCGTACCCCAAGTTCCCGTTCGTCAAATCCGGCGATCTCGGGAACGCGGGTACGATGTGTTCGATTTGTCTGTGCGAGTACAGAGAGTCGGAAATGGTGAGGATGATGCCGGATTGTCGGCATTACTTCCACTTGCTCTGTATTGATGCTTGGCTGAAGCTGAACGGCTCTTGCCCTGTGTGTCGGAACTCGCCGCTGCCGACTCCGCTGTCGACGCCATTGTCGGAGCTGGTACCGCTGTCCCAGTACCCAGCGCAGCGTCGGAGATGA
- the LOC131165810 gene encoding probable methyltransferase At1g29790 has protein sequence MIIFCPEKAEMRKPNGIVMRLGTWRGIPKFILVLGTLALLICFATFFKFYSLRHHHLLSNPICTQANPPETRGLTGPEIRLTLESIVQKIQQQIKNLPLDSPPSPESMLRHGAFLEDILGLVDSVQVSIQNRGSPAPQHPLLTPKKQSREPADYFLVEEIRKYVKMKPNRLRKKNFMGTTGTFTSIGHACFAMKKELEDYMDYDVGEFCNDDWKLAQKLMIHGCDPLPRRRCFSRAPKLYAKPFPIDQSLWKLPDDRNVRWSHYRCKSFACLAGNSSPKGFFKCARCFNLTDHEMPRWIKAANLDPSSNVSADFLIQEVLEIKPGEIRIGLDFSVGIGTFAARMREFNVTMASATVNLGAPFNEMIALRGLIPLYLTINQRLPFFDNTLDLIHTTRFLDGWIDLVLLDFVLYDWDRVLRPGGLLWIDSFFCLKQDLDDYLEAFRALRYKKHKWIVVPKLDKDDREVFFSAVLEKPPRPFR, from the coding sequence ATGATTATTTTCTGTCCTGAGAAGGCAGAGATGAGAAAGCCCAATGGAATTGTGATGAGGTTGGGAACATGGAGAGGGATTCCCAAGTTCATACTGGTTTTGGGCACACTTGCTCTGCTCATCTGCTTTGCGACTTTCTTCAAATTCTACTCTCTCAGACACCATCATCTTCTTTCCAATCCCATCTGCACCCAAGCAAATCCTCCCGAGACGCGCGGCCTGACCGGGCCTGAAATCCGACTCACTCTTGAATCCATCGTCCAGAAAATCCAACAACAGATAAAAAACTTGCCTTTGGATTCACCTCCATCACCAGAATCCATGCTCAGACACGGAGCTTTCCTTGAAGACATATTGGGTCTTGTTGACTCAGTCCAAGTATCCATACAGAACAGAGGAAGTCCAGCTCCCCAGCATCCTCTGCTGACGCCAAAGAAGCAATCCAGGGAACCTGCCGATTACTTCCTCGTAGAAGAGATTCGAAAGTACGTAAAGATGAAACCGAACAGGCTGCGGAAGAAGAACTTCATGGGCACAACTGGAACCTTCACGAGCATCGGCCACGCCTGTTTTGCCATGAAGAAAGAGCTCGAGGACTACATGGATTACGACGTCGGCGAATTCTGCAACGACGATTGGAAACTAGCCCAAAAGCTGATGATCCATGGCTGTGATCCGCTCCCAAGAAGGAGATGCTTCTCGAGAGCCCCCAAGCTGTACGCCAAGCCGTTCCCCATCGACCAGTCCTTGTGGAAGCTCCCCGACGATCGAAATGTGCGGTGGAGCCATTACCGATGCAAGAGCTTCGCCTGCCTGGCAGGCAATTCATCTCCCAAGGGGTTCTTCAAGTGTGCACGTTGCTTCAATCTTACCGATCATGAAATGCCCAGATGGATCAAAGCCGCAAACTTGGACCCAAGCTCAAACGTGTCTGCAGATTTTCTCATACAAGAAGTTCTTGAAATCAAGCCTGGGGAAATCAGAATTGGACTGGATTTCAGTGTGGGAATCGGCACATTTGCAGCCAGGATGAGGGAGTTCAACGTCACAATGGCCTCTGCAACCGTCAACCTAGGGGCGCCGTTCAATGAAATGATCGCGCTCCGGGGCCTAATTCCCCTCTACTTGACCATAAACCAGCGGCTGCCGTTCTTCGACAACACGCTGGATTTGATCCACACGACGAGGTTTCTCGATGGCTGGATCGATTTGGTGCTGCTGGACTTCGTGTTGTATGATTGGGACAGGGTGTTGAGGCCTGGAGGGCTGCTGTGGATAGACAGCTTCTTCTGCTTGAAGCAGGATTTGGATGATTACTTGGAAGCATTTAGGGCGCTGAGGTACAAGAAGCACAAGTGGATTGTTGTTCCAAAGCTAGACAAAGATGACAGAGAGGTCTTCTTCTCCGCTGTCCTGGAAAAGCCTCCCAGACCATTCAGATAA